From Watersipora subatra chromosome 8, tzWatSuba1.1, whole genome shotgun sequence, a single genomic window includes:
- the LOC137401719 gene encoding malignant fibrous histiocytoma-amplified sequence 1 homolog, whose translation MEEFNSYLSAGSREGARRLCIDWLSHLYLASPRLDPPVLVLTHTDKLDIELVEDCREKLLSISEAARRELLRDYERCCGDFQKESSPIIHLTNTDEPLFNPLDVFEFGNDLGEVSNIKGLRANLEKRCEKLIMEIPLLWERVEKFIEREEGTYIPLLKVENEFSDTDSKIILRYMHNTGQILWFEGTEGLSRYIFHKIPVITEMIALLFHHTAEQQWEKRVEELVPFTHQEEWVSKRKYQAFVAQFTTTGIMDEVLLVDLLKNSSELPVEISMQLLKSFAILNGPIEHNSKRRSYILPYFTTTSVEKTYPLDDNVPLRLDIALGGLSPPPYVYQLMTVAVLKLCSSLLSNIKVWNDGAVVHNEEFTTILNHDLTNRVVSLRVGTTVAQLPASWEHLIVTTKAILNQLYAVWKGSHAEVCLYCSQCLIRQNPAPHFYVDPEWFYPIDCDYSITCTKLPAIRSHLSKVVCPVCDKLRNDKKPSVPKPLRLPCDQLTVDEVQSLENHISEIRESCPLQTVGHLESTSEEAESDLSDVEDQGYCDESKADKVMRLRLCIVKKPKIKQLYQSKKVI comes from the exons ATGGAAGAGTTTAACTCATATCTGTCTGCAGGGTCTAGAGAAGGTGCAAGAAGACTCTGTATAGACTGGCTGTCTCATCTCTACTTGGCCAGTCCAAGATTAGATCCACCTGTATTGGTCCTCACACACACTGACAAGCTGGATATCGAGTTGGTGGAAGATTGTAGGGAAAAGTTGCTCTCCATTTCAGAAGCAGCAAGAAGAGAGTTACTCAGAGACTACGAGCGGTGCTGTGGGGATTTTCAAAAAGAATCCAGTCCTATCATCCATCTCACCAACACTGACGAGCCTCTCTTTAACCCTCTGGATGTCTTCGAGTTTGGCAATGACCTCGGCGAAGTATCTAACATTAAAGGTTTGAGAGCAAATTTGGAGAAACGGTGTGAGAAGTTAATCATGGAAATTCCCCTACTTTGGGAGCGTGTAGAGAAATTCATAGAACGAGAGGAAGGAACTTACATTCCTTTGTTGAAGGTAGAGAACGAATTCTCAGACACTGATTCTAAAATCATTCTGCGATATATGCATAATACTGGGCAGATCTTGTGGTTCGAGGGAACCGAAGGTCTGTCCCGTTACATATTCCACAAGATTCCTGTAATTACTGAGATGATAGCTCTGTTGTTCCACCACACAGCTGAGCAACAATGGGAAAAGAGGGTCGAAGAGTTGGTTCCTTTCACACACCAAGAAGAGTGGGTCAGTAAGCGGAAGTACCAAGCATTCGTAGCACAGTTTACTACTACTGGCATCATGGATGAAGTCTTGCTAGTAGATCTCCTTAAGAACAGCAGTGAGTTACCTGTTGAAATATCTATGCAACTTTTAAAGAGCTTCGCCATCTTGAATGGTCCAATAGAACACAACTCTAAAAGGCGATCGTACATCCTTCCATACTTTACGACTACTTCTGTAGAAAAGACATATCCATTAGATGACAATGTACCTCTCCGACTGGACATTGCCTTAGGTGGTCTATCTCCACCTCCTTATGTATATCAACTTATGACTGTTGCAGTCCTGAAACTCTGCTCAAGTCTGTTGTCAAACATAAAGGTGTGGAATGATGGAGCTGTGGTACACAATGAGGAGTTTACCACAATTCTGAATCATGACTTAACCAACCGAGTGGTCTCATTAAGAGTTGGTACTACAGTGGCACAGCTACCAGCTTCCTGGGAACATTTAATAGTGACAACTAAAGCTATTCTTAACCAGCTTTACGCCGTGTGGAAAGGGAGTCATGCTGAAGTTTGTCTCTACTGTTCACAGTGTCTCATCAGACAAAACCCTGCACCCCATTTCTATGTCGACCCTGAGTGGTTTTATCCTATCGACTGTGACTACAGCATTACCTGTACTAAACTCCCTGCTATACGTTCACATCTGTCCAAGGTTGTCTGTCCAGTTTGTGACAAGCTGAGAAATGATAAGAAACCTTCCGTGCCCAAGCCTCTCAGACTTCCTT GTGACCAACTAACTGTTGATGAAGTACAAAGCCTAGAGAACCATATATCTGAAATAAGAGAGAGTTGTCCTCTCCAAACAGTTG ggcatctGGAGAGCACCTCTGAGGAGGCTGAAAGTGACTTGTCAGATGTGGAGGATCAAGGATATTGTGATGAGTCCAAAGCAGATAAGGTCATGAGGCTACGACTATGCATAGTCAAGAAGCCGAAGATTAAGCAACTGTATCAGTCTAAGAAGGTAATATAG